A single window of Gossypium arboreum isolate Shixiya-1 chromosome 13, ASM2569848v2, whole genome shotgun sequence DNA harbors:
- the LOC108465401 gene encoding uncharacterized protein LOC108465401: MATNTNIFSLRSLHEKDNLNGLNFHDWFCNLRIVLKQERKLYVIEQPLPNEPLANASRADRDAYKKHFDDMVDVGCLMLATMNPELQKQYEDMVAYDMIEHLKELYQGQSRKERFNISKALFQCKLAEGSPVGPHVLKMIGYIESLSKLGYSQFVLNFNMNEIDKTLPQLLSILRTTEGNMKKVGPNPILMVRNNKGKGKTKVQTKPKGKGRPNPGKGKVALKPKGGVSIYPVHLIK, translated from the exons ATGGCTACAAACACTAATATATTCTCATTGCGATCACTCCATGAGAAGGACAATTTGAATGGTTTGAACTTTCATGACTGGTTCTGTAACTTGAGGATTGTTCTCAAACAAGAACGgaaattatatgtcattgaaCAACCACTTCCTAATGAACCACTCGCTAATGCCTCGAGGGCTGATAGAGATGCTTACAAAAAACATTTCGATGACATGGTAGACGTTGGATGTCTTATGCTTGCTACTATGAATCCTGAGCTTCAAAAGCAATATGAGGACATGGTTGCTTATGATATGATCGAGCACCTGAAAGAACTTTATCAGGGGCAATCACGAAAAGAGAGGTTCAATATCTCTAAAGCCCTATTCCAATGCAAGCTGGCTGAAGGAAGCCCAGTAGGACCTCATGTCCTTAAGatgattggttatattgaaagctTGTCTAAGCTTGG CTATAGCCAGTTTGTCCTCAATTttaatatgaatgaaattgacaagactCTGCCACAGTTGCTCAGTATATTGCGAACTACTGAAGGCAACATGAAAAAGGTTGGACCCAATCCCATACTGATGGTCCGTAACAACAAGGGCAAGGGAAAAACTAAAGTTCAGACAAAGCCCAAGGGCAAAGGTAGGCCCAATCCTGGAAAAGGAAAGGTTGCACTGAAACCTAAAGGTGGGGTGTCTATTTATCCCGTTCaccttatcaagtaa